A stretch of Faecalibacterium duncaniae DNA encodes these proteins:
- a CDS encoding peptidase U32 family protein → MLQIPELLAPAGDLERLRYAINYGADAVYCSLPEFGMRSAPANFTPEQLAEGVIYAHARGRKVYLTMNTLPTNEEADRLPEAIKAAATAGVDAFIVADLGVLEACKQFAPEIDVHMSTQTGITNWAAARAAYNMGAKRVVLAREMSLQDIATLRDKTPPELEIEAFVHGAMCMSISGRCLLSNYMAGRDANRGQCVQPCRWKYYLSEETRPGQLYEIGENENGSYILNANDLCTAPFIDLICKAGVDSLKIEGRAKTFYYVASVTAAYRKALDQYLADPLNDNFELSDDVLAELTRTSHRHYSPGFYFGREQARQATDSATYIREWEFVGTVESWENGVASCQQRGKWSLGDTLEVLCPDGRSIPLHPEWIKNEAGESVESTPHAMEKYTIPTPELPPMSLLRRKVETLDK, encoded by the coding sequence ATGTTACAGATCCCGGAACTGCTGGCCCCGGCAGGCGACTTGGAGCGCCTGCGTTATGCCATCAACTATGGAGCAGACGCTGTATATTGCAGCCTGCCGGAGTTCGGTATGCGGTCGGCACCTGCCAATTTTACGCCGGAGCAGCTGGCTGAGGGTGTGATCTATGCCCATGCCCGCGGCCGCAAGGTCTATCTGACCATGAATACGCTGCCCACCAATGAGGAAGCTGACCGCCTGCCCGAAGCCATCAAGGCTGCTGCCACCGCCGGTGTGGATGCCTTTATCGTGGCCGATCTGGGCGTGCTGGAAGCCTGTAAGCAGTTCGCTCCGGAGATCGATGTCCACATGTCCACCCAGACCGGCATCACCAACTGGGCCGCTGCGCGTGCCGCTTACAACATGGGTGCAAAGCGTGTGGTGCTGGCCCGTGAGATGAGTCTGCAGGATATCGCCACTCTGCGCGATAAGACCCCGCCTGAGCTGGAGATCGAGGCGTTTGTCCACGGAGCCATGTGCATGAGCATTTCGGGCCGGTGCCTGCTCTCCAATTACATGGCAGGCCGGGATGCAAACCGGGGCCAGTGCGTCCAGCCCTGCCGCTGGAAGTATTACCTCAGCGAGGAGACCCGCCCGGGCCAGCTGTATGAGATCGGCGAAAATGAGAACGGCAGCTATATCCTCAATGCAAACGATCTGTGCACTGCTCCCTTCATCGACCTCATCTGCAAGGCAGGTGTGGACAGCCTGAAGATCGAGGGCCGCGCCAAGACGTTCTACTATGTCGCCAGCGTCACCGCCGCCTACCGTAAGGCTCTGGATCAGTATCTGGCCGACCCGCTCAACGATAACTTTGAGCTGAGCGATGACGTTCTGGCCGAACTGACCCGTACCAGCCACCGGCACTACTCCCCGGGCTTCTACTTTGGCCGCGAGCAGGCCCGCCAGGCAACCGACAGCGCTACTTATATCCGTGAGTGGGAGTTTGTGGGCACTGTGGAAAGCTGGGAGAATGGTGTTGCCTCCTGCCAGCAGCGCGGCAAATGGAGCCTTGGGGATACGTTGGAGGTGCTCTGCCCGGATGGCCGCAGCATCCCGCTGCACCCGGAGTGGATCAAAAACGAGGCAGGGGAGAGCGTGGAATCCACCCCCCACGCCATGGAAAAGTACACCATCCCCACCCCGGAGCTGCCCCCCATGAGTCTGCTTCGCCGGAAGGTAGAAACTCTTGACAAATGA
- the mltG gene encoding endolytic transglycosylase MltG, with amino-acid sequence MAEKHQKKKKGSALKILLAVLLLLVLTAGAAGVFAYNEINGNGGKPGAEVTVSIPQGSGVAAIAKELKEAGVIRSAYLFRWYVGHKGATGKLQYGDFTLQTGGYSYDGLIAELSTYAKADSVRLTFPEGTTAIAIAQKMEDAGLCTAEEFLEEANTGDFSEYTFWQYVPDDAPDRFMKCEGYLFPDTYEFLTDDTVHHYVATFYAHFDKQFTDEMYRELEKQELTLPEVITLASFVQEEAGNNQDSNVAQVFRNRLAEGSPYPKLQSNTSSYVQSDEDNNYLWNWVAPYYGGWEDIPENIRNAYDTYTCTGLPAGPISNPGLAAIQAALAPQCDEEVRDCYFFVTDLSGHYYYAKTYAEHQANCRKAAEVNQSLKK; translated from the coding sequence ATGGCAGAGAAACACCAGAAAAAGAAAAAAGGCAGTGCGCTGAAGATCCTGTTGGCTGTGCTGTTGCTGCTGGTACTGACAGCCGGTGCGGCAGGCGTGTTTGCGTATAACGAGATCAACGGCAATGGAGGAAAGCCCGGTGCAGAGGTGACCGTCAGCATCCCCCAGGGCAGCGGCGTTGCTGCCATTGCAAAGGAGCTGAAGGAGGCTGGAGTGATCCGTTCGGCCTATCTGTTCCGCTGGTATGTGGGGCACAAGGGTGCCACCGGAAAACTGCAGTACGGTGATTTTACGCTGCAAACCGGCGGATATTCCTATGATGGCCTGATCGCAGAGCTGTCCACGTATGCCAAGGCGGATTCGGTGCGTCTGACTTTCCCGGAGGGTACCACCGCCATTGCAATTGCCCAGAAAATGGAGGATGCCGGTCTGTGTACTGCCGAGGAGTTTCTGGAAGAAGCCAACACCGGAGATTTCAGCGAGTACACCTTCTGGCAGTATGTCCCGGACGATGCCCCCGACCGCTTTATGAAGTGTGAGGGCTACCTCTTTCCGGACACCTATGAGTTTTTGACGGACGATACCGTGCATCATTACGTTGCAACGTTCTATGCACACTTCGATAAGCAGTTTACGGACGAGATGTACAGGGAACTGGAAAAGCAGGAGCTGACCCTGCCCGAGGTCATCACACTGGCCTCTTTTGTGCAGGAAGAAGCGGGCAACAATCAGGATTCCAATGTGGCGCAGGTGTTCCGCAACCGTCTGGCCGAAGGTTCGCCTTACCCTAAGCTCCAGAGCAACACATCCAGCTATGTCCAGAGCGATGAGGACAATAACTACCTCTGGAACTGGGTGGCTCCGTATTATGGCGGCTGGGAGGATATCCCCGAGAACATCCGGAATGCCTACGATACCTACACCTGCACCGGCCTGCCCGCCGGGCCCATCTCGAACCCGGGCCTTGCCGCGATCCAGGCTGCTCTGGCACCTCAGTGTGATGAGGAAGTCCGGGACTGCTATTTCTTTGTTACGGATCTTTCCGGTCACTACTATTACGCCAAGACCTATGCTGAACATCAGGCCAACTGCCGGAAAGCGGCTGAAGTCAATCAGAGTTTGAAGAAGTAA
- a CDS encoding dTMP kinase, translating into MSKGKLIVLEGLDGSGKGTQAKLLAKHLTVTDHLVREITFPDYDSDSSALVKMYLAGQFGDKPDDVNAYAASSFYAVDRYAGYKSDWGKFYEEGGILIADRYTTSNAVHQCSKLPPEQWDTFLQWLFDYEYHLLGLPAPDKVIYLQVDPAVSQRLMTARYHGDETKKDVHEKDTEYLARSRRAAEYCAAHLGWDTVHCTAGEKMRSIEDIQEEVRTLALAVI; encoded by the coding sequence ATGAGCAAAGGCAAGCTGATCGTTCTGGAAGGGCTGGACGGCAGCGGCAAGGGCACGCAGGCTAAGCTTCTGGCAAAGCACCTGACGGTGACGGATCATCTGGTAAGGGAGATCACCTTCCCGGATTATGACAGTGATTCCAGTGCGCTGGTCAAGATGTATCTGGCCGGGCAGTTCGGTGACAAGCCTGACGATGTCAACGCCTACGCGGCATCCAGTTTTTATGCGGTGGACCGCTATGCGGGGTATAAGTCGGACTGGGGCAAGTTCTACGAGGAAGGCGGCATCTTGATCGCTGACCGCTACACCACCTCCAATGCTGTGCATCAGTGCTCGAAGCTTCCGCCGGAGCAGTGGGACACATTCCTGCAGTGGCTTTTTGACTATGAATACCACCTGCTGGGCCTGCCTGCACCGGATAAGGTGATCTATCTGCAGGTTGACCCGGCGGTGAGCCAGCGGCTGATGACTGCCCGCTACCATGGCGACGAGACCAAGAAGGATGTCCATGAAAAGGACACCGAATATCTGGCCCGCAGCCGCCGGGCGGCAGAATACTGCGCCGCTCACCTCGGCTGGGATACCGTCCACTGCACGGCAGGGGAGAAGATGCGGAGCATTGAGGATATTCAGGAAGAGGTCAGAACTCTTGCTCTCGCTGTTATTTGA
- the thyX gene encoding FAD-dependent thymidylate synthase, whose translation MMTVRLIAHTPEPEKVVAAAAKLCYSDAHITDLLDGLTEEKTAKFLTMLSDLGHASPIEHASFTFGIEGVSRTLLAQITRHRIASFSVQSQRYVRLDDFHYVIPPEIEAIPEAKAAFLESMDEDAKRYLDLAKKLEDGHTARLMAEGMPEKQARAKASKQANEDARFVLPNACETKMVVTMNARSLQNFFHLRCCSRAQWEIRQLAEEMFRLVYPVAPHIFAKAGPACVSGPCPEGKMCCGRTAEVRAKYEAIKQEAGV comes from the coding sequence ATGATGACCGTTCGATTGATCGCACATACCCCGGAACCGGAAAAGGTGGTGGCGGCAGCGGCCAAGCTCTGCTACTCCGATGCCCATATCACCGACCTGCTGGACGGCCTGACTGAGGAGAAAACGGCCAAGTTCCTGACCATGCTCAGCGACTTGGGCCATGCCAGCCCCATTGAACATGCCAGCTTCACCTTTGGTATTGAGGGTGTGAGCCGCACCCTGCTGGCTCAGATCACCCGGCACCGCATCGCATCCTTCAGTGTCCAGAGCCAGCGGTATGTCCGGCTGGACGACTTCCATTATGTCATCCCGCCGGAGATCGAGGCCATCCCTGAGGCAAAGGCAGCCTTTCTTGAGAGCATGGATGAGGATGCGAAGCGCTACCTGGACCTTGCAAAAAAGCTGGAGGACGGCCACACTGCCCGCCTGATGGCGGAGGGGATGCCCGAAAAGCAGGCCCGCGCCAAGGCCTCCAAACAGGCCAACGAGGATGCCCGCTTTGTGCTGCCCAACGCCTGCGAGACGAAGATGGTCGTGACCATGAACGCCCGCAGTCTGCAGAATTTCTTCCATCTGCGCTGCTGCTCCCGCGCTCAGTGGGAGATCCGTCAGCTGGCCGAGGAGATGTTCCGGCTGGTCTACCCGGTGGCACCCCATATCTTTGCCAAGGCCGGCCCGGCCTGTGTCAGCGGCCCCTGCCCCGAGGGCAAGATGTGCTGCGGCAGAACTGCCGAAGTCCGCGCAAAGTATGAGGCCATCAAGCAGGAGGCTGGTGTATGA
- a CDS encoding ATP-dependent helicase: protein MAASLQQEFCALRDTYIEKQFGRLNDMQRQAVFTTDGPLLILAGAGSGKTTVLVNRIANLIRFGSAHGSSWTPREVTEDDVKALKTAIMTGTDAPAWLDGMLRQNAVRSWNVMAITFTNKAAGELKERLRNMLGGEEGDEVFASTFHSACVRILRRWAESIGYPRSFTIYDTDDSQRVMKAVYKELSIDDKFFPIKSAINQMSRWKDQLVSPEEALRTPARDTKGAIAAKVYAAYEKKLREAGAFDFDDLIYQTVQLLAEHEDVREFYQNKYRYLLVDEYQDTSVAQFRLVSLLTGPEKNICVVGDDDQSIYRFRGATIENILNFERIFPGTKTIRLEQNYRSTSNILNAANCVIQHNTERKGKTLWTRNDEGDKVQVYTAENEQDEAMHIADVIGEHLKEGGHLADHAVLYRMNAQSAPIESYFTRAGIPHKIVGGQRFNDRKEVKDIHSYMSIVANARDDVRLRRIINEPARKIGNTTVDVIADLAAQQGISMLEVISHADAYAKLSRAIMPLLKFWQIYEKLQESLETRTLDEFAQDVIEVTGYKAMLEADAAKGHEDAADRLQNLGQLVNNVKNYCDQHGEDASLEGYLEDIALISDIDSYNESADQVVLMTIHSAKGLEFPYVFLIGMEEGVFPSEMSKYSEADLEEERRLAYVGITRAKKELYISNSVSRMLYGRTQRNEPSRFLREIEPEYIEETRSPALERRSSMGWGSSYSDTVPGGASGYSGASGWGRNSSSFGGRTGGSYLNREYNASERGGFGSGYAGRGSSASGFGSGSSAPRASGSSGFGAGYGRPAAPKAASKPVSFPGSPAASRPAPTGPKHYEVGDIVEHKVFGRGKVLAVKAAAGDQIVEINFEKVGVKKTMANFAPLTKITEE from the coding sequence ATGGCAGCAAGTCTCCAACAGGAATTCTGCGCTCTGCGCGATACCTATATTGAAAAGCAGTTTGGCCGCCTGAACGACATGCAGCGGCAGGCGGTATTTACCACCGACGGCCCGCTGCTCATTCTGGCCGGTGCAGGCAGCGGCAAGACCACTGTTCTGGTCAACCGCATTGCAAACCTGATCCGGTTTGGCTCGGCCCACGGTTCCAGCTGGACCCCCCGTGAGGTGACCGAGGATGATGTCAAGGCTCTGAAAACGGCAATTATGACCGGCACCGATGCGCCCGCCTGGCTGGACGGGATGCTGCGGCAGAACGCTGTTCGCAGCTGGAACGTGATGGCCATCACCTTTACCAACAAGGCGGCAGGGGAGCTGAAAGAGCGCCTGCGCAATATGCTGGGCGGCGAAGAGGGGGACGAGGTGTTTGCCTCTACCTTCCACTCGGCCTGTGTGCGCATCCTGCGCCGCTGGGCAGAATCCATCGGCTACCCCCGCAGCTTTACCATCTATGATACCGATGACTCCCAGCGCGTGATGAAGGCGGTCTATAAGGAACTGAGCATCGACGATAAGTTCTTCCCGATCAAGAGCGCCATCAACCAGATGAGCCGCTGGAAGGACCAGCTGGTCAGCCCGGAGGAGGCGCTGCGCACTCCGGCCCGGGACACCAAGGGAGCCATTGCCGCCAAAGTCTACGCCGCCTACGAAAAAAAGCTCAGGGAGGCAGGAGCCTTCGACTTCGACGACCTGATCTACCAGACCGTGCAGCTGCTGGCAGAGCACGAGGATGTGCGGGAGTTCTACCAGAACAAGTACCGCTACCTGCTGGTGGACGAGTATCAGGATACCAGCGTGGCCCAGTTCCGGCTGGTCAGCCTGCTCACCGGCCCGGAAAAGAACATCTGCGTTGTCGGTGACGATGACCAGAGCATCTACCGTTTCCGCGGTGCCACCATTGAGAACATTCTGAACTTTGAGCGCATCTTCCCCGGCACCAAGACCATCCGTCTGGAGCAGAATTACCGTTCCACCTCCAACATCCTGAATGCTGCCAACTGCGTCATCCAGCACAACACCGAGCGCAAGGGCAAGACCCTGTGGACCCGGAATGACGAGGGCGACAAGGTGCAGGTCTACACTGCCGAGAATGAGCAGGACGAAGCCATGCACATTGCAGATGTCATCGGTGAGCACCTGAAAGAGGGCGGGCATCTGGCGGACCATGCGGTGCTCTACCGCATGAATGCCCAGTCGGCCCCCATCGAAAGCTACTTTACCCGCGCGGGCATTCCCCATAAGATCGTGGGCGGCCAGCGCTTCAATGACCGCAAAGAGGTCAAGGACATCCACTCCTATATGTCCATCGTGGCGAACGCCCGGGATGATGTGCGCCTGCGCCGCATCATCAACGAGCCTGCCCGGAAGATCGGCAATACCACCGTCGATGTGATCGCTGACCTTGCCGCCCAGCAGGGGATCAGTATGCTGGAAGTCATCTCCCACGCGGATGCATACGCCAAACTCAGCCGTGCCATTATGCCGCTGCTGAAATTCTGGCAGATCTACGAAAAACTGCAGGAATCGCTGGAAACCAGGACACTGGACGAATTTGCCCAGGATGTCATTGAGGTGACCGGCTACAAGGCCATGCTGGAAGCCGATGCGGCCAAGGGCCACGAGGATGCGGCAGACCGCCTGCAGAACCTGGGCCAGCTGGTCAACAACGTCAAAAACTACTGCGATCAGCACGGAGAGGATGCTTCACTGGAAGGCTACCTGGAGGATATCGCCCTCATCAGCGACATTGACAGCTACAACGAGAGCGCTGACCAGGTGGTCCTGATGACCATCCACTCTGCAAAGGGTCTGGAATTCCCCTATGTGTTCCTCATTGGCATGGAGGAGGGGGTGTTCCCCAGCGAGATGAGCAAATACTCCGAGGCAGATCTGGAGGAAGAGCGCCGTCTGGCCTATGTCGGCATCACCCGCGCCAAGAAGGAGCTGTATATCTCCAACAGTGTCTCCCGGATGCTCTACGGCCGCACCCAGCGCAACGAGCCCAGCCGCTTCCTGCGCGAGATCGAGCCTGAGTATATAGAAGAGACCCGCAGCCCGGCGCTGGAGCGCCGTTCTTCCATGGGCTGGGGTTCCAGTTACAGTGATACCGTCCCCGGCGGGGCCTCGGGTTACTCCGGCGCGTCCGGCTGGGGCCGCAATTCCAGCAGCTTCGGCGGCCGCACCGGCGGCAGCTACCTCAACCGGGAATACAATGCCTCTGAGCGCGGCGGTTTCGGCTCCGGTTATGCAGGCCGTGGCAGCAGTGCTTCCGGGTTTGGCAGCGGAAGCAGCGCCCCGCGCGCGTCCGGCTCCTCCGGCTTTGGCGCGGGCTATGGCCGCCCCGCGGCCCCCAAGGCAGCGTCCAAACCCGTGAGCTTTCCGGGGAGCCCGGCAGCTTCCCGCCCGGCACCCACCGGCCCAAAGCATTACGAGGTGGGCGACATTGTGGAGCACAAGGTCTTTGGCCGGGGCAAGGTGCTGGCGGTCAAGGCCGCTGCCGGAGACCAGATCGTGGAGATCAACTTTGAAAAGGTCGGCGTGAAGAAAACCATGGCAAATTTTGCGCCGCTGACGAAAATCACGGAGGAATGA